In Phaseolus vulgaris cultivar G19833 chromosome 7, P. vulgaris v2.0, whole genome shotgun sequence, the genomic stretch ATACAAgttaaatataaaatgtataaCTAAGTATATCAcactaattatattaatttatttataatgaaaattataattaacttaaattaatttaaaatgaagTGTGTCAATGAAACAAACATAGTGGTCGTAACTTTTAGAACATAGGATAATGAATGAGAGAAATTTgtaagaattttaaaattaattaactacTCACTTTTTATCACCAGTTATTAAGTGACgaaaaatagatataatttttttaattaaatattaatcaattaaatgtTTGACATAAATTTGTGATTTGTTATGAATtggaaaacttttattttaaataaaaaataacatcaaTTATTTGATGGTATAACATAAAAAACACTCTGAGTATATTATAGTTTGTATCAATTTATGTTTTCTTACTAATTTTAAATTCCTACCGATTTAATTCACGTCAATCACACTTATAGGTTGTATATTTTCATCGTCTTTTCGTTTTTGCATAACAATGAGAttgatttgaataataaaagtaggtgttttaaacaaaataatatatatatatatgtatagatatagatatatataaatatagtgaattttcttatagtgatatggttaaaaaattaaattcaaattacaatatattaaaaatcCAATAATCATGAAAAAAGGTTTActctataataaaaaaatgacatatatttaatatttggtACAGTGTATTAagattcaaaattcaaatcaaaattaataaatgtaaGTAATTGTATTTCAAAGAAATAAGAAATTgaaacttaaaaattaaaataaattaaatattctaTATAGGATATATATAACACAacaatttgtaaaaatattatagtttAAGAGAAATTATTAATCAGATTTTCAAGCTCAAATATTGTGATAAGTGAGATATAAAAGTAGAAAGTTAGATTTTTTTCTATGATAACTAGTCATTAATCTAATCAATATTTTCATATTAGTAGCATTATtagaaagaaatataaaaagttaAGATAAGTACGAAAGGAAAATGTAGGTGTGATGACATATATAACGAAAGCAACTGAACAGTGCCAAAACTTAAAAAGATTGAGTTTTGATTTCCTTTTTCCTTCTATAAGATTCAAACTTTGTAAAGTTTCTACCTAAAACCAATAATTAAGTCCTCCATATATGTTATGTGTGGTTCCATAAATTAGCATATGAAGGAACCACATggtttcagaaaaaaaaaaggtaaaagagaaaatatttttagaagttAGATAATaacttagtttttttataaaaaagcaaaaaaaaaaaataaaataaaaagtgaaagaaaaaatataataatatatttataaaacaacataaatatttaaaaatagaaattaaatataatataatagttttgtttaaatttgttgaAATCCCAAAAGGTGcaattgtatttattaaatttttgttatcctttgtatattttctttagaaatggaaaataaatattttggtgtgagatctatattttttttatatacgagttttgattttttatatataagaaaattatatagaaGATGGTAAGAAAAATGAATATGTCTTTATTATGGTATAGAGAATTTCTCTCTCCATATTATAAGCTAATTATGTAGGAATTCATTAATCATaagattttatcattattaaattaattgcatataatatcgtacaataacgtacaataattgcgtataattagacaattttgtttaatatgataaaaaaataagtaattaaagGTACCAAATCACCTAATTTCAACTTCAAATCCATTGAGATAATATCAGTGAAATCACCTAATTGTCTGTTTTAGAGTTTGAAACTCCATCACAGTTTTTTTCTTACAAGATGTCTCTCTAaatcaaagaagaaaaatgtatataaaataCTTTTGATATCGACTTTTAACAATGTAAAACCAGtgaatcaaaatatatatatatatataatagatataattttatattatgtattaTAAGGTAATGAAAGTAAATCCCTTGAGTTGTGTTAATGTGACctatgaataaaattattttttatcaataaattttaaaaaataaacgtatttaatttctaaaatattaaaacatagtGAATTAATTAGTGCGTTGAAATAGATATTAAACTATATCTTAACATCAAAAtatcttaataaattaaaattagaatttcattaaatattatttaggAGTAATATAGAAGTGTTTTCTATTTTCTTGATAAGAACTATTTCTCTAAGGATGGCAGAATTAAATTTTGCTAGATCATTTTTTATAACTTTGTGAATATAAACcagaaataaataattcaatataaataagaaataaataatttaatataaataagaaataaataattcaatatATAAGTATGTTCATACCCATGATTCGACAACTcaattttactttaataaaataaatatgataaaaaaatttcacataAGTAAAAAAGCTCTTAATAATGAATTTATGAAGGAAAAtaataaagagaaaagaaagtaaatttttaagacttttacttaaaaaattgtTGACTTTTGTCACGTCTCTTTTTCATACTCTAGTTATCAGTGTCTCTTCATTATTATAATTAGATTattgttaaatttattatttaattagttaagctttttattatttgattatgCAGTTAGTTATAATTAGGTTTGGATTAATGCAATATGTATGTAATTCATGATTAttcattatttctttttattatatttgtttgTCCTTAAGTGCTAACTAGTAGTTTCAATTGTTATTTCTGGTCAATATAACTAAAAGAGAAAGTTAactctaaaatataaaaatatatgattcGACATATACCAATAAGACACACATGTATATCTATACTCACTTTTTCCATAATATCATTTATTACATTTATTTGATTTAGtgagagaataaaaaaaaacatattttaaaattttatatttatgttttcttCTCTCAACAAACTCTTAAAGGAATACACTATTACTTTTATTAGGAAGTGACACATACTCAAAGTCAAGAAATGTATCTAGCTCTATATAAAACATGTATCtcatatattaaaaagaaaacatgtatctaatataaaaaaggtatttttttaaaattattaattaattgtaaattttgaaatatcaaaagatttaataaattttcaatctatttttttttctaaaataatataaaaaaatggatttaaaattgattttgaaaaaatataccaattttgaaattgatataaaattaattaatgaaaatataaattaattttttaaatatgaatttaaattcaaatccagtccatttatttaaatttatatctacaaaattttaaagtattatttCTAGAAAATATATTCGTTTTTGAGATTTTAACtctgattttgtttttaaaagatatttcgATGGATTAAAAAAGAAAGATGTATTTAAATTACTTTTGATCTTGAATTGAATTGAAGATATCTCGATGAATTAAAAGAGAAAGATGTATTTAAACTATTTTGATCTTGAATTGAATTGAGGTGAGACTATATTGACCGTATCataacaaatttttatttaattgtttagAATTATTTGGATTGAGGTTGAATTTTTGATTCTATTCTAATCAAGACCACCCTACTTTTAGGGATTTTTACTTCCAAGTTAAATCCTTTGGAACAGCCTAATGAAATCCTACTCACATGTCTATATAATTAATCCAGAGTCAAAATTTGaactcaattttatatttttgatgAAAAGCAATTTTGACCAATTCGGCCCAACCCACTTGGTTGGCTTTATATTGTTGAAACATAGAGAGGTGTTTGGCATTTGTTCATACAACCAAAGCCATAAGAGTCAATCAATGAGCAAAGACATGGCAACAACAACAACCTTCAACTCCCTCACTTCCATCTTCTTCCTCACccttatcatcatcatcatcaaaggTATCTATCTTCTTTCACTTCTCCAATTTTTTCTCTATTCCTACCCAATTCCATCAAACCCTTTTCCAATTCCACCATGATCTTTTCCATTTTCAGGTTCTTGTGACTGTTCCTTGAACAACATCAACATAGGAACAAGCAGAAGTGGTAGGGAAATAGGGGGCCAGCCAGAGTGGAACGTGAGTGTGATCAACAATTGTTCTTGCCAACAGAGTGAGATAAAGTTATCATGCAAAGGGTTTCAGAGCTC encodes the following:
- the LOC137828343 gene encoding TPD1 protein homolog 1B-like, which encodes MSKDMATTTTFNSLTSIFFLTLIIIIIKGSCDCSLNNINIGTSRSGREIGGQPEWNVSVINNCSCQQSEIKLSCKGFQSSESIDPSILSMEGDSCLLISGNPMKGFDTVNFSYAWDPPFLMFPSSSVIGPCT